From Juglans regia cultivar Chandler chromosome 6, Walnut 2.0, whole genome shotgun sequence, the proteins below share one genomic window:
- the LOC108993276 gene encoding protein CROWDED NUCLEI 3-like isoform X2: MFTPTPQRNAWPAVTVAPRSTSAGKGKAVAFVEVPEQPPPPQHSLSGKGSAGLDTGDMEDWKRFREAGLLDETAMERKDREALLDKITKLQNELYNYQHNMGLLLIEKRDWTMKYEELGQALSETQEILKREQSAHLIALSEVEKREENLKKILIAEKQRVRDLGKDIREVQEERDQIKLKSEAKLANVDTLLVGTEEKSLEVEEKLHVAEAKLAVVNRKSSELEMRLQNVEGRESVLRRERLSLTAEQEAHKEIFYKQREDLREWERKLQEGEERLLKSRKIFNEREQTANELDATLKQKERDLKEAQKKIDLCNSTLKEKEDDINIRLEDVIAKEKADSLRSFLEMKEKELLVLEEKLKARERVEIQKLLDEQRANLDTKLQWFELELEEKRKSLNEEHRSKLDEVEQKKAKINHEKEKLTKQEQLMVKREERMNEKEKDIEMKMKSFRDMENAIKADEKRLEVEKQQILTDQESLQSLRDEIKKIRDENTQQKRELHEESEKLKISKRERSEHICLQSQLKQEIENYRLQQELLLKEGEDLKLEREKFEKEWELLDEKRAEISRELRQTAEEREKLEKLQRSEEGRLEKERYVVQDEIKRKLEALQQEKASFASLMRHENLALSEKAQNEHNQRLQEFELRRRDLENDIRNRREEMEKRLQERETAFEEERERERNSIRHLNEVAEKQWEEVKSERHRIQKETEELKMNQKQLEVNQLEMRKDIDELGDLSRKLKMQREQFIEERSLFLAFVEKLKSCKICGEITREFVFSDLQVPDMEDREVISLPRLGDEILKSSQGNVAATDLGFSDSGGHLSWIRKCTSKIFKISPGKKSEHVAAPVLTESSPSSPILLNVENKREPAMLGKGAKGYAISKDEPQPSLGMAANTYDVQRLQSDSIIGEVDNVSAPSADDHSHMDSKVEKVPDDSLQSELRVVRRKPGGKRKSGVHRTRSVKAVVEDAKVFLKETPEKTRQNHTDEESRGDSSHTETVVSKNARKRQHAQTSRITESEQDVGNSEEHSESVTAGGRRKRRQTAVSIVQTPVEKRYNLRRHKIAGSLPAQDPPADLTTTKEKEADGGDAVEIEPIPEAVYAPSVGVAGKNGQLTQLVHITTVKSVEISEDRVVRFKTPEIVNDDADVAKLADLSEEINGTPEFGNEDESGSTIHEAEDDYGDESDRPGEVSIGKKIWTFFTT; this comes from the exons ATGTTCACGCCGACGCCGCAGAGGAATGCGTGGCCGGCGGTTACGGTAGCGCCCAGGAGTACTTCAGCTGGAAAGGGCAAGGCAGTGGCGTTTGTTGAAGTCCCAGAGCAGCCACCGCCGCCCCAACATTCGCTGAGCGGCAAAGGCTCGGCGGGGTTGGATACTGGGGATATGGAGGACTGGAAACGGTTTAGGGAGGCGGGGTTGTTGGACGAGACGGCGATGGAGAGGAAGGACCGCGAGGCGCTTTTGGATAAGATCACGAAGCTTCAGAACGAG CTTTATAACTACCAGCACAACATGGGGCTTCTCTTGATTGAGAAGAGGGACTGGACTATGAAGTATGAAGAACTGGGGCAAGCTCTGTCTGAAACGCAGGAGATCCTCAAACGGGAGCAGTCGGCACATTTAATTGCTCTCTCTGAAGTTGAGAAGCGAGAAgagaatttgaagaaaatattgattgCTGAGAAGCAGCGCGTGAGAGAT CTTGGAAAGGATATACGTGAGGTTCAAGAGGAGCGTGACCAAATCAAGCTTAAATCTGAGGCAAAGTTGGCTAATGTTGACACTTTGCTTGTTGGAACTGAAGAGAAATCTTTGGAGGTAGAGGAAAAGTTGCATGTTGCTGAAGCCAAGCTTGCTGTGGTAAACAGAAAGAGCTCAGAATTGGAGATGAGATTGCAAAATGTGGAGGGTCGTGAAAGTGTTCTTCGGAGGGAGCGTCTATCCTTAACGGCTGA GCAAGAAGCacataaagaaattttttataagcaaaGGGAAGACTTGCGAGAGTGGGAGAGGAAACTGCAGGAAGGGGAGGAGAGGCTACTCAAGAGTAGGAAAATCTTTAATGAAAGAGAGCAGACAGCAAATGAACTTGATGCAACTCTTAAACAGAAAGAGAGGGACCTCAAAGAGGCTCAAAAGAAGATCGATTTATGCAACTCAACATTAAAAGAGAAGGAGGATGATATCAATATAAGACTGGAAGACGTAATTGCAAAAGAGAAA GCCGACTCTCTGAGAAGCTTCCttgagatgaaggagaaggaattacTTGTGTTGGAAGAGAAGCTTAAGGCTAGAGAGAGA GTGGAAATTCAGAAGCTTCTTGATGAGCAAAGGGCAAATCTGGATACAAAATTGCAGTGGTTTGAGCTGGAACTAGAAGAGAAAAGGAAATCCCTTAATGAGGAACATAGAAGCAAGTTAGATGAGGTTGAGCAGAAGAAGGCCAAAATCAACCATGAGAAAGAAAAGTTGACAAAACAAGAACAGCTTATGGTTAAGAGGGAGGAGAGAATGAATGAGAAAGAGAAGGacattgaaatgaaaatgaaatctttTAGAGATATGGAAAATGCCATTAAAGCTGATGAGAAAAGGTTGGAGGTGGAAAAGCAGCAAATACTTACTGATCAAGAGAGTCTGCAAAGTCTCAGAGATGAGATTAAGAAGATAAGGGATGAAAATACTCAGCAGAAGCGAGAACTCCATGAAGAGAGTGAGAAACTGAAGATAAGTAAGAGGGAGAGGTCAGAGCACATCTGTCTACAGTCACAATTGAAGCAGGAAATAGAGAATTACAGACTTCAGCAGGAATTGCTTTTGAAGGAAGGTGAagatttgaaacttgaaagggagaagtttgagaaagagTGGGAATTGTTGGATGAGAAAAGAGCTGAAATTAGTAGGGAGCTAAGGCAAACTgctgaagagagagaaaaattggaGAAATTACAGCGCTCTGAAGAAGGTAGGCTGGAAAAAGAGAGATATGTAGTGCAGGATGAAATAAAGAGGAAGTTGGAAGCCCTTCAACaggagaaagcatcatttgcaTCCTTAATGAGGCATGAAAATTTAGCTCTATCTGAGAAAGCTCAGAATGAGCACAATCAAAGGCTTCAAGAGTTTGAATTGCGGAGAAGGGATCTGGAGAATGATATTCGGAATAGGCGTGAAGAAATGGAGAAGCGCCTGCAGGAAAGAGAAACAGCATTtgaggaggagagagaaagagagcgtAATAGTATTCGTCATTTGAATGAAGTTGCTGAGAAGCAATGGGAGGAGGTGAAATCTGAGAGGCATAGAATACAGAAGGAAACAGAAGAGCTTAAAATGAACCAGAAGCAACTGGAAGTAAACCAACTTGAAATGCGTAAAGATATCGATGAGCTTGGTGATTTAAGCAGGAAGCTCAAGATGCAGCGGGAACAGTTTATTGAGGAAAGAAGTCTATTCCTTGCATTTGTTGAGAAGCTGAAGAGTTGCAAAATTTGTGGGGAAATCACAAGGGAGTTTGTTTTCTCTGACCTCCAAGTACCTGATATGGAAGATAGGGAGGTTATTTCTCTGCCAAGGCTGGGTGATGAAATTTTGAAGAGCTCTCAAGGCAACGTAGCTGCTACTGATCTTGGATTTTCTGACTCTGGGGGGCACCTGTCGTGGATCCGAAAATGCACCTcaaagatttttaaaatatcccCAGGTAAAAAGAGTGAGCATGTTGCTGCTCCAGTTTTGACCGAGTCATCCCCATCATCACCTATTCTGCtaaatgtagaaaataaaagggAGCCTGCTATGCTTGGCAAAGGAGCCAAAGGGTATGCTATTTCCAAGGATGAGCCACAGCCATCTCTTGGGATGGCTGCCAACACTTACGATGTCCAGCGGCTCCAATCTGATAGCATCATTGGGGAGGTGGATAATGTGTCTGCTCCATCTGCTGATGATCATAGCCACATGGATAGTAAGGTAGAAAAAGTTCCCGATGATTCCCTGCAATCAGAACTTAGGGTTGTTCGGCGGAAGCCTGGGGGAAAACGCAAGTCAGGAGTGCATAGGACACGCTCTGTGAAGGCGGTTGTTGAAGATGCAAAGGTTTTTCTCAAGGAAACCCCTGAGAAAACAAGACAGAACCATACCGATGAGGAAAGCAGGGGTGATTCCAGTCATACTGAGACTGTAGTTAGTAAAAATGCAAGGAAGAGACAACATGCGCAAACCTCAAGGATAACAGAGAGTGAGCAAGATGTTGGGAATAGTGAAGAGCATTCTGAAAGTGTCACAGCTGGTGGACGCAGAAAGAGGCGGCAAACTGCTGTTTCAATCGTGCAAACTCCAGTAGAGAAGCGATACAATCTCAGGCGTCATAAGAT TGCAGGTTCACTCCCAGCTCAAGACCCCCCAGCTGACCTGACAACGACAAAGGAGAAAGAAGCTGATGGTGGTGATGCGGTGGAAATAGAACCAATACCTGAAGCTGTTTATGCACCATCAGTGGGTGTTGCTGGCAAGAATGGCCAACTCACACAATTAGTGCACATTACGACGGTAAAAAGTGTGGAGATCTCTGAAGATAGAGTTGTTAGG TTCAAAACACCAGAGATTGTTAATGATGATGCTGATGTGGCAAAGTTAGCTGATTTGAGTGAGGAAATAAATGGTACACCAGAATTTGGCAATGAAGACGAGAGTGGGAGCACAATCCATGAGGCTGAAGATGACTATGGTGATGAGTCGGATCGTCCTGGTGAAGTGTCAATAGGAAAGAAGATATGGACTTTCTTCACAACATGA
- the LOC108993276 gene encoding protein CROWDED NUCLEI 3-like isoform X1, with translation MFTPTPQRNAWPAVTVAPRSTSAGKGKAVAFVEVPEQPPPPQHSLSGKGSAGLDTGDMEDWKRFREAGLLDETAMERKDREALLDKITKLQNELYNYQHNMGLLLIEKRDWTMKYEELGQALSETQEILKREQSAHLIALSEVEKREENLKKILIAEKQRVRDLGKDIREVQEERDQIKLKSEAKLANVDTLLVGTEEKSLEVEEKLHVAEAKLAVVNRKSSELEMRLQNVEGRESVLRRERLSLTAEQEAHKEIFYKQREDLREWERKLQEGEERLLKSRKIFNEREQTANELDATLKQKERDLKEAQKKIDLCNSTLKEKEDDINIRLEDVIAKEKKADSLRSFLEMKEKELLVLEEKLKARERVEIQKLLDEQRANLDTKLQWFELELEEKRKSLNEEHRSKLDEVEQKKAKINHEKEKLTKQEQLMVKREERMNEKEKDIEMKMKSFRDMENAIKADEKRLEVEKQQILTDQESLQSLRDEIKKIRDENTQQKRELHEESEKLKISKRERSEHICLQSQLKQEIENYRLQQELLLKEGEDLKLEREKFEKEWELLDEKRAEISRELRQTAEEREKLEKLQRSEEGRLEKERYVVQDEIKRKLEALQQEKASFASLMRHENLALSEKAQNEHNQRLQEFELRRRDLENDIRNRREEMEKRLQERETAFEEERERERNSIRHLNEVAEKQWEEVKSERHRIQKETEELKMNQKQLEVNQLEMRKDIDELGDLSRKLKMQREQFIEERSLFLAFVEKLKSCKICGEITREFVFSDLQVPDMEDREVISLPRLGDEILKSSQGNVAATDLGFSDSGGHLSWIRKCTSKIFKISPGKKSEHVAAPVLTESSPSSPILLNVENKREPAMLGKGAKGYAISKDEPQPSLGMAANTYDVQRLQSDSIIGEVDNVSAPSADDHSHMDSKVEKVPDDSLQSELRVVRRKPGGKRKSGVHRTRSVKAVVEDAKVFLKETPEKTRQNHTDEESRGDSSHTETVVSKNARKRQHAQTSRITESEQDVGNSEEHSESVTAGGRRKRRQTAVSIVQTPVEKRYNLRRHKIAGSLPAQDPPADLTTTKEKEADGGDAVEIEPIPEAVYAPSVGVAGKNGQLTQLVHITTVKSVEISEDRVVRFKTPEIVNDDADVAKLADLSEEINGTPEFGNEDESGSTIHEAEDDYGDESDRPGEVSIGKKIWTFFTT, from the exons ATGTTCACGCCGACGCCGCAGAGGAATGCGTGGCCGGCGGTTACGGTAGCGCCCAGGAGTACTTCAGCTGGAAAGGGCAAGGCAGTGGCGTTTGTTGAAGTCCCAGAGCAGCCACCGCCGCCCCAACATTCGCTGAGCGGCAAAGGCTCGGCGGGGTTGGATACTGGGGATATGGAGGACTGGAAACGGTTTAGGGAGGCGGGGTTGTTGGACGAGACGGCGATGGAGAGGAAGGACCGCGAGGCGCTTTTGGATAAGATCACGAAGCTTCAGAACGAG CTTTATAACTACCAGCACAACATGGGGCTTCTCTTGATTGAGAAGAGGGACTGGACTATGAAGTATGAAGAACTGGGGCAAGCTCTGTCTGAAACGCAGGAGATCCTCAAACGGGAGCAGTCGGCACATTTAATTGCTCTCTCTGAAGTTGAGAAGCGAGAAgagaatttgaagaaaatattgattgCTGAGAAGCAGCGCGTGAGAGAT CTTGGAAAGGATATACGTGAGGTTCAAGAGGAGCGTGACCAAATCAAGCTTAAATCTGAGGCAAAGTTGGCTAATGTTGACACTTTGCTTGTTGGAACTGAAGAGAAATCTTTGGAGGTAGAGGAAAAGTTGCATGTTGCTGAAGCCAAGCTTGCTGTGGTAAACAGAAAGAGCTCAGAATTGGAGATGAGATTGCAAAATGTGGAGGGTCGTGAAAGTGTTCTTCGGAGGGAGCGTCTATCCTTAACGGCTGA GCAAGAAGCacataaagaaattttttataagcaaaGGGAAGACTTGCGAGAGTGGGAGAGGAAACTGCAGGAAGGGGAGGAGAGGCTACTCAAGAGTAGGAAAATCTTTAATGAAAGAGAGCAGACAGCAAATGAACTTGATGCAACTCTTAAACAGAAAGAGAGGGACCTCAAAGAGGCTCAAAAGAAGATCGATTTATGCAACTCAACATTAAAAGAGAAGGAGGATGATATCAATATAAGACTGGAAGACGTAATTGCAAAAGAGAAA AAGGCCGACTCTCTGAGAAGCTTCCttgagatgaaggagaaggaattacTTGTGTTGGAAGAGAAGCTTAAGGCTAGAGAGAGA GTGGAAATTCAGAAGCTTCTTGATGAGCAAAGGGCAAATCTGGATACAAAATTGCAGTGGTTTGAGCTGGAACTAGAAGAGAAAAGGAAATCCCTTAATGAGGAACATAGAAGCAAGTTAGATGAGGTTGAGCAGAAGAAGGCCAAAATCAACCATGAGAAAGAAAAGTTGACAAAACAAGAACAGCTTATGGTTAAGAGGGAGGAGAGAATGAATGAGAAAGAGAAGGacattgaaatgaaaatgaaatctttTAGAGATATGGAAAATGCCATTAAAGCTGATGAGAAAAGGTTGGAGGTGGAAAAGCAGCAAATACTTACTGATCAAGAGAGTCTGCAAAGTCTCAGAGATGAGATTAAGAAGATAAGGGATGAAAATACTCAGCAGAAGCGAGAACTCCATGAAGAGAGTGAGAAACTGAAGATAAGTAAGAGGGAGAGGTCAGAGCACATCTGTCTACAGTCACAATTGAAGCAGGAAATAGAGAATTACAGACTTCAGCAGGAATTGCTTTTGAAGGAAGGTGAagatttgaaacttgaaagggagaagtttgagaaagagTGGGAATTGTTGGATGAGAAAAGAGCTGAAATTAGTAGGGAGCTAAGGCAAACTgctgaagagagagaaaaattggaGAAATTACAGCGCTCTGAAGAAGGTAGGCTGGAAAAAGAGAGATATGTAGTGCAGGATGAAATAAAGAGGAAGTTGGAAGCCCTTCAACaggagaaagcatcatttgcaTCCTTAATGAGGCATGAAAATTTAGCTCTATCTGAGAAAGCTCAGAATGAGCACAATCAAAGGCTTCAAGAGTTTGAATTGCGGAGAAGGGATCTGGAGAATGATATTCGGAATAGGCGTGAAGAAATGGAGAAGCGCCTGCAGGAAAGAGAAACAGCATTtgaggaggagagagaaagagagcgtAATAGTATTCGTCATTTGAATGAAGTTGCTGAGAAGCAATGGGAGGAGGTGAAATCTGAGAGGCATAGAATACAGAAGGAAACAGAAGAGCTTAAAATGAACCAGAAGCAACTGGAAGTAAACCAACTTGAAATGCGTAAAGATATCGATGAGCTTGGTGATTTAAGCAGGAAGCTCAAGATGCAGCGGGAACAGTTTATTGAGGAAAGAAGTCTATTCCTTGCATTTGTTGAGAAGCTGAAGAGTTGCAAAATTTGTGGGGAAATCACAAGGGAGTTTGTTTTCTCTGACCTCCAAGTACCTGATATGGAAGATAGGGAGGTTATTTCTCTGCCAAGGCTGGGTGATGAAATTTTGAAGAGCTCTCAAGGCAACGTAGCTGCTACTGATCTTGGATTTTCTGACTCTGGGGGGCACCTGTCGTGGATCCGAAAATGCACCTcaaagatttttaaaatatcccCAGGTAAAAAGAGTGAGCATGTTGCTGCTCCAGTTTTGACCGAGTCATCCCCATCATCACCTATTCTGCtaaatgtagaaaataaaagggAGCCTGCTATGCTTGGCAAAGGAGCCAAAGGGTATGCTATTTCCAAGGATGAGCCACAGCCATCTCTTGGGATGGCTGCCAACACTTACGATGTCCAGCGGCTCCAATCTGATAGCATCATTGGGGAGGTGGATAATGTGTCTGCTCCATCTGCTGATGATCATAGCCACATGGATAGTAAGGTAGAAAAAGTTCCCGATGATTCCCTGCAATCAGAACTTAGGGTTGTTCGGCGGAAGCCTGGGGGAAAACGCAAGTCAGGAGTGCATAGGACACGCTCTGTGAAGGCGGTTGTTGAAGATGCAAAGGTTTTTCTCAAGGAAACCCCTGAGAAAACAAGACAGAACCATACCGATGAGGAAAGCAGGGGTGATTCCAGTCATACTGAGACTGTAGTTAGTAAAAATGCAAGGAAGAGACAACATGCGCAAACCTCAAGGATAACAGAGAGTGAGCAAGATGTTGGGAATAGTGAAGAGCATTCTGAAAGTGTCACAGCTGGTGGACGCAGAAAGAGGCGGCAAACTGCTGTTTCAATCGTGCAAACTCCAGTAGAGAAGCGATACAATCTCAGGCGTCATAAGAT TGCAGGTTCACTCCCAGCTCAAGACCCCCCAGCTGACCTGACAACGACAAAGGAGAAAGAAGCTGATGGTGGTGATGCGGTGGAAATAGAACCAATACCTGAAGCTGTTTATGCACCATCAGTGGGTGTTGCTGGCAAGAATGGCCAACTCACACAATTAGTGCACATTACGACGGTAAAAAGTGTGGAGATCTCTGAAGATAGAGTTGTTAGG TTCAAAACACCAGAGATTGTTAATGATGATGCTGATGTGGCAAAGTTAGCTGATTTGAGTGAGGAAATAAATGGTACACCAGAATTTGGCAATGAAGACGAGAGTGGGAGCACAATCCATGAGGCTGAAGATGACTATGGTGATGAGTCGGATCGTCCTGGTGAAGTGTCAATAGGAAAGAAGATATGGACTTTCTTCACAACATGA
- the LOC108993276 gene encoding protein CROWDED NUCLEI 1-like isoform X3, with protein MFTPTPQRNAWPAVTVAPRSTSAGKGKAVAFVEVPEQPPPPQHSLSGKGSAGLDTGDMEDWKRFREAGLLDETAMERKDREALLDKITKLQNELYNYQHNMGLLLIEKRDWTMKYEELGQALSETQEILKREQSAHLIALSEVEKREENLKKILIAEKQRVRDLGKDIREVQEERDQIKLKSEAKLANVDTLLVGTEEKSLEVEEKLHVAEAKLAVVNRKSSELEMRLQNVEGRESVLRRERLSLTAEQEAHKEIFYKQREDLREWERKLQEGEERLLKSRKIFNEREQTANELDATLKQKERDLKEAQKKIDLCNSTLKEKEDDINIRLEDVIAKEKKADSLRSFLEMKEKELLVLEEKLKARERVEIQKLLDEQRANLDTKLQWFELELEEKRKSLNEEHRSKLDEVEQKKAKINHEKEKLTKQEQLMVKREERMNEKEKDIEMKMKSFRDMENAIKADEKRLEVEKQQILTDQESLQSLRDEIKKIRDENTQQKRELHEESEKLKISKRERSEHICLQSQLKQEIENYRLQQELLLKEGEDLKLEREKFEKEWELLDEKRAEISRELRQTAEEREKLEKLQRSEEGRLEKERYVVQDEIKRKLEALQQEKASFASLMRHENLALSEKAQNEHNQRLQEFELRRRDLENDIRNRREEMEKRLQERETAFEEERERERNSIRHLNEVAEKQWEEVKSERHRIQKETEELKMNQKQLEVNQLEMRKDIDELGDLSRKLKMQREQFIEERSLFLAFVEKLKSCKICGEITREFVFSDLQVPDMEDREVISLPRLGDEILKSSQGNVAATDLGFSDSGGHLSWIRKCTSKIFKISPGKKSEHVAAPVLTESSPSSPILLNVENKREPAMLGKGAKGYAISKDEPQPSLGMAANTYDVQRLQSDSIIGEVDNVSAPSADDHSHMDSKVEKVPDDSLQSELRVVRRKPGGKRKSGVHRTRSVKAVVEDAKVFLKETPEKTRQNHTDEESRGDSSHTETVVSKNARKRQHAQTSRITESEQDVGNSEEHSESVTAGGRRKRRQTAVSIVQTPVEKRYNLRRHKMFTPSSRPPS; from the exons ATGTTCACGCCGACGCCGCAGAGGAATGCGTGGCCGGCGGTTACGGTAGCGCCCAGGAGTACTTCAGCTGGAAAGGGCAAGGCAGTGGCGTTTGTTGAAGTCCCAGAGCAGCCACCGCCGCCCCAACATTCGCTGAGCGGCAAAGGCTCGGCGGGGTTGGATACTGGGGATATGGAGGACTGGAAACGGTTTAGGGAGGCGGGGTTGTTGGACGAGACGGCGATGGAGAGGAAGGACCGCGAGGCGCTTTTGGATAAGATCACGAAGCTTCAGAACGAG CTTTATAACTACCAGCACAACATGGGGCTTCTCTTGATTGAGAAGAGGGACTGGACTATGAAGTATGAAGAACTGGGGCAAGCTCTGTCTGAAACGCAGGAGATCCTCAAACGGGAGCAGTCGGCACATTTAATTGCTCTCTCTGAAGTTGAGAAGCGAGAAgagaatttgaagaaaatattgattgCTGAGAAGCAGCGCGTGAGAGAT CTTGGAAAGGATATACGTGAGGTTCAAGAGGAGCGTGACCAAATCAAGCTTAAATCTGAGGCAAAGTTGGCTAATGTTGACACTTTGCTTGTTGGAACTGAAGAGAAATCTTTGGAGGTAGAGGAAAAGTTGCATGTTGCTGAAGCCAAGCTTGCTGTGGTAAACAGAAAGAGCTCAGAATTGGAGATGAGATTGCAAAATGTGGAGGGTCGTGAAAGTGTTCTTCGGAGGGAGCGTCTATCCTTAACGGCTGA GCAAGAAGCacataaagaaattttttataagcaaaGGGAAGACTTGCGAGAGTGGGAGAGGAAACTGCAGGAAGGGGAGGAGAGGCTACTCAAGAGTAGGAAAATCTTTAATGAAAGAGAGCAGACAGCAAATGAACTTGATGCAACTCTTAAACAGAAAGAGAGGGACCTCAAAGAGGCTCAAAAGAAGATCGATTTATGCAACTCAACATTAAAAGAGAAGGAGGATGATATCAATATAAGACTGGAAGACGTAATTGCAAAAGAGAAA AAGGCCGACTCTCTGAGAAGCTTCCttgagatgaaggagaaggaattacTTGTGTTGGAAGAGAAGCTTAAGGCTAGAGAGAGA GTGGAAATTCAGAAGCTTCTTGATGAGCAAAGGGCAAATCTGGATACAAAATTGCAGTGGTTTGAGCTGGAACTAGAAGAGAAAAGGAAATCCCTTAATGAGGAACATAGAAGCAAGTTAGATGAGGTTGAGCAGAAGAAGGCCAAAATCAACCATGAGAAAGAAAAGTTGACAAAACAAGAACAGCTTATGGTTAAGAGGGAGGAGAGAATGAATGAGAAAGAGAAGGacattgaaatgaaaatgaaatctttTAGAGATATGGAAAATGCCATTAAAGCTGATGAGAAAAGGTTGGAGGTGGAAAAGCAGCAAATACTTACTGATCAAGAGAGTCTGCAAAGTCTCAGAGATGAGATTAAGAAGATAAGGGATGAAAATACTCAGCAGAAGCGAGAACTCCATGAAGAGAGTGAGAAACTGAAGATAAGTAAGAGGGAGAGGTCAGAGCACATCTGTCTACAGTCACAATTGAAGCAGGAAATAGAGAATTACAGACTTCAGCAGGAATTGCTTTTGAAGGAAGGTGAagatttgaaacttgaaagggagaagtttgagaaagagTGGGAATTGTTGGATGAGAAAAGAGCTGAAATTAGTAGGGAGCTAAGGCAAACTgctgaagagagagaaaaattggaGAAATTACAGCGCTCTGAAGAAGGTAGGCTGGAAAAAGAGAGATATGTAGTGCAGGATGAAATAAAGAGGAAGTTGGAAGCCCTTCAACaggagaaagcatcatttgcaTCCTTAATGAGGCATGAAAATTTAGCTCTATCTGAGAAAGCTCAGAATGAGCACAATCAAAGGCTTCAAGAGTTTGAATTGCGGAGAAGGGATCTGGAGAATGATATTCGGAATAGGCGTGAAGAAATGGAGAAGCGCCTGCAGGAAAGAGAAACAGCATTtgaggaggagagagaaagagagcgtAATAGTATTCGTCATTTGAATGAAGTTGCTGAGAAGCAATGGGAGGAGGTGAAATCTGAGAGGCATAGAATACAGAAGGAAACAGAAGAGCTTAAAATGAACCAGAAGCAACTGGAAGTAAACCAACTTGAAATGCGTAAAGATATCGATGAGCTTGGTGATTTAAGCAGGAAGCTCAAGATGCAGCGGGAACAGTTTATTGAGGAAAGAAGTCTATTCCTTGCATTTGTTGAGAAGCTGAAGAGTTGCAAAATTTGTGGGGAAATCACAAGGGAGTTTGTTTTCTCTGACCTCCAAGTACCTGATATGGAAGATAGGGAGGTTATTTCTCTGCCAAGGCTGGGTGATGAAATTTTGAAGAGCTCTCAAGGCAACGTAGCTGCTACTGATCTTGGATTTTCTGACTCTGGGGGGCACCTGTCGTGGATCCGAAAATGCACCTcaaagatttttaaaatatcccCAGGTAAAAAGAGTGAGCATGTTGCTGCTCCAGTTTTGACCGAGTCATCCCCATCATCACCTATTCTGCtaaatgtagaaaataaaagggAGCCTGCTATGCTTGGCAAAGGAGCCAAAGGGTATGCTATTTCCAAGGATGAGCCACAGCCATCTCTTGGGATGGCTGCCAACACTTACGATGTCCAGCGGCTCCAATCTGATAGCATCATTGGGGAGGTGGATAATGTGTCTGCTCCATCTGCTGATGATCATAGCCACATGGATAGTAAGGTAGAAAAAGTTCCCGATGATTCCCTGCAATCAGAACTTAGGGTTGTTCGGCGGAAGCCTGGGGGAAAACGCAAGTCAGGAGTGCATAGGACACGCTCTGTGAAGGCGGTTGTTGAAGATGCAAAGGTTTTTCTCAAGGAAACCCCTGAGAAAACAAGACAGAACCATACCGATGAGGAAAGCAGGGGTGATTCCAGTCATACTGAGACTGTAGTTAGTAAAAATGCAAGGAAGAGACAACATGCGCAAACCTCAAGGATAACAGAGAGTGAGCAAGATGTTGGGAATAGTGAAGAGCATTCTGAAAGTGTCACAGCTGGTGGACGCAGAAAGAGGCGGCAAACTGCTGTTTCAATCGTGCAAACTCCAGTAGAGAAGCGATACAATCTCAGGCGTCATAAGAT GTTCACTCCCAGCTCAAGACCCCCCAGCTGA